The proteins below come from a single Eucalyptus grandis isolate ANBG69807.140 chromosome 3, ASM1654582v1, whole genome shotgun sequence genomic window:
- the LOC120291456 gene encoding uncharacterized protein LOC120291456 isoform X2 has protein sequence MGSKMGDQVLLVVAEEGDELVAGALNLIGGDTLYGCLWGCHPKAYYPNLHFEACYYQAIEAAIELNLKTVEAGAQGEHKIQRGYMPVPTYSYHYLLDEEFSKAIEEFVVREATQVKLVMNLIRDPGPFKEGIQ, from the exons ATGGGATCAAAAATGGGAGACCAAGTGTTACTGGTTGTAGCTGAAGAAGGGGATGAACTTGTTGCGGGAGCCCTTAATCTTATAGGCGGAGATACTCTATATGGGTGCCTTTGGGGCTGTCACCCAAAAGCTTATTATCCCAACTTACATTTTGAAGCTTGTTATTACCAG GCAATAGAAGCTGCTATAGAGCTTAATTTGAAAACAGTGGAGGCAGGGGCTCAGGGTGAGCACAAAATTCAGCGAGGTTATATGCCTGTACCCACTTATAGCTACCACTACCTTCTGGATGAAGAATTCAGCAAGGCCATAGAAGAATTTGTAGTGCGCGAGGCAACTCAG GTCAAACTTGTGATGAATCTGATCCGCGATCCTGGACCCTTTAAAGAAGGCATACAGTAG
- the LOC120291456 gene encoding uncharacterized protein LOC120291456 isoform X1 → MSCCLCLFRWGSPYLIREFFHNMGSKMGDQVLLVVAEEGDELVAGALNLIGGDTLYGCLWGCHPKAYYPNLHFEACYYQAIEAAIELNLKTVEAGAQGEHKIQRGYMPVPTYSYHYLLDEEFSKAIEEFVVREATQVKLVMNLIRDPGPFKEGIQ, encoded by the exons ATGTCTTGCTGCTTATGTTTATTTAGGTGGGGCAGCCCTTATTTGATAAGAGAGTTTTTTCATAACATGGGATCAAAAATGGGAGACCAAGTGTTACTGGTTGTAGCTGAAGAAGGGGATGAACTTGTTGCGGGAGCCCTTAATCTTATAGGCGGAGATACTCTATATGGGTGCCTTTGGGGCTGTCACCCAAAAGCTTATTATCCCAACTTACATTTTGAAGCTTGTTATTACCAG GCAATAGAAGCTGCTATAGAGCTTAATTTGAAAACAGTGGAGGCAGGGGCTCAGGGTGAGCACAAAATTCAGCGAGGTTATATGCCTGTACCCACTTATAGCTACCACTACCTTCTGGATGAAGAATTCAGCAAGGCCATAGAAGAATTTGTAGTGCGCGAGGCAACTCAG GTCAAACTTGTGATGAATCTGATCCGCGATCCTGGACCCTTTAAAGAAGGCATACAGTAG